A portion of the Chondrinema litorale genome contains these proteins:
- a CDS encoding acetyl-CoA hydrolase/transferase family protein: MADHFKRPRYTTAEEAVSCIRTGDRVFVHSVSMAPHTLINAMISRADELRDVEVIHIHTEGPAPYTNPELAKSFRHNACFVGSNARKAVQQGDADYIPIFLSEVPYLFRRKILPIDVAMITVTPPDQHGYCSLGSSVDVTVAALESAKFIIAEVNPQAPRSLGDGVIHISEIDSLIEVDNPITVVPHHEISEEEFKIGKYIADMVDDGATLQMGIGGVPDAVLTQLTNHKRLGVHTEMFSDGLIDLVKRGVVTGEEKKVLPHKIAACFVMGTQKVYDFLHDNPIVTMKDAAYTNDTSIIRKNPKVTAINSAVEIDLTGQICADTIGPRQFSGVGGQMDFMRGASLSEGGKPIIALQSITKKGVSKIVPFLKEGAGVTTTRAHVHYIVTEYGVVNLYGKNLRQRAKALISIAHPSHRESLEKMAYERFGKL, from the coding sequence ATGGCAGATCATTTCAAAAGACCTCGATATACTACTGCTGAAGAAGCTGTGTCATGTATTAGAACTGGTGATAGAGTTTTTGTTCACAGTGTTTCTATGGCTCCTCATACATTAATTAATGCTATGATTAGTAGAGCAGATGAACTAAGAGATGTTGAAGTTATACATATTCACACAGAAGGTCCAGCTCCATATACAAACCCAGAACTCGCAAAAAGCTTTAGACATAATGCTTGTTTTGTTGGTAGTAATGCCAGAAAAGCGGTGCAACAAGGTGATGCTGATTATATACCAATATTTTTAAGTGAAGTTCCTTATTTATTTAGGAGAAAGATATTACCAATAGATGTTGCAATGATCACTGTTACACCTCCAGATCAACATGGTTATTGCTCACTGGGTTCGTCTGTTGATGTGACTGTTGCTGCTTTAGAATCTGCTAAATTTATTATAGCAGAAGTTAACCCACAAGCTCCTCGTTCATTAGGAGATGGTGTAATTCACATAAGCGAAATTGATTCACTAATCGAAGTTGATAATCCAATTACTGTTGTTCCTCACCACGAAATTTCTGAAGAAGAATTTAAAATTGGTAAATACATTGCCGACATGGTAGATGATGGAGCAACTTTACAAATGGGTATTGGTGGTGTTCCAGATGCTGTATTAACTCAGCTTACAAACCATAAACGTTTAGGGGTTCATACCGAAATGTTTTCAGATGGTCTAATTGACTTGGTAAAAAGAGGCGTGGTAACGGGAGAAGAGAAGAAGGTATTACCTCATAAAATTGCTGCTTGTTTCGTAATGGGTACACAAAAGGTTTACGACTTCTTACACGACAACCCTATTGTTACTATGAAAGATGCAGCCTATACCAACGATACAAGTATTATTCGTAAAAATCCAAAAGTAACAGCTATAAACAGTGCCGTAGAGATTGACTTAACAGGTCAAATTTGTGCAGATACCATTGGGCCAAGACAATTTTCAGGAGTTGGTGGTCAGATGGACTTTATGAGAGGTGCTTCACTATCTGAAGGTGGAAAGCCAATTATAGCATTACAGTCTATTACTAAAAAGGGAGTTTCTAAAATTGTTCCTTTCCTTAAAGAAGGAGCTGGTGTTACCACAACTCGTGCTCACGTTCATTACATTGTAACTGAATATGGAGTTGTAAACCTTTACGGTAAAAACCTAAGACAGAGAGCCAAAGCATTAATAAGTATTGCTCATCCTTCTCACCGCGAAAGCTTAGAGAAAATGGCTTACGAACGTTTTGGTAAATTGTAA
- a CDS encoding arginase family protein, which translates to MSLRLFFNQFTEEEVQVFTADPNIASTIEFHCNDFPNWEDAEIAIISTEEYRFSTKYSQSDTSSITSASSIRKSLYQLKSVTKELKIVDLGCLRLGENSDETIERLAEVCSMLLKHDTLPLIIGGDHELDFAQFLAYQDLEKMLAVVNVDATIDMTLAQKEKFGHVQRILLHHPNYLFDYTQLGYQRYFVDLKVLETFQKLNFELKSIGQMRDKFEDVEPLVRSADMLSFDVTAIRNAEMPLKTKVHPFGLTGEEACQLSWYAGTNEKLTSVGFYGLDTDIDENSISAKVISTMIWYFIEGFAHRKKEYSFKSNFHIKYIVPLAAINEKLPVHNLVFYKSKITDKWWMEIPVSLSEMKEFGRNIIIPCSYADYEIANTGNIPDRWLKAMEKYS; encoded by the coding sequence ATGAGCCTACGTTTATTTTTTAATCAGTTTACAGAAGAAGAAGTTCAAGTTTTTACAGCTGATCCAAATATTGCATCAACCATAGAATTTCATTGTAATGATTTTCCTAATTGGGAGGATGCAGAAATTGCTATCATTTCAACAGAAGAATATCGCTTTAGCACTAAATATTCTCAATCTGATACCTCTTCAATAACATCAGCTTCCTCTATCAGAAAGTCATTATATCAGCTTAAATCTGTAACTAAAGAATTAAAAATAGTTGATTTAGGTTGCCTGCGATTAGGTGAAAACTCGGACGAAACTATAGAAAGACTAGCTGAAGTGTGCAGTATGCTACTTAAGCATGATACTTTACCTCTAATTATTGGAGGTGACCATGAATTAGATTTTGCTCAGTTTCTTGCTTATCAAGATTTGGAGAAAATGTTGGCTGTTGTAAATGTAGATGCAACAATTGACATGACTTTGGCTCAAAAAGAAAAGTTTGGCCATGTTCAAAGAATTTTACTACATCACCCAAACTATCTTTTTGACTATACTCAATTAGGGTATCAGCGCTACTTTGTTGACTTAAAAGTTTTAGAAACTTTCCAAAAATTAAATTTTGAGTTAAAAAGCATTGGGCAAATGCGAGATAAATTCGAAGATGTAGAACCTTTGGTAAGAAGTGCAGATATGCTCAGTTTTGATGTAACTGCAATTAGAAATGCAGAAATGCCTCTCAAAACTAAAGTGCACCCGTTTGGTCTTACAGGAGAAGAAGCTTGCCAACTAAGCTGGTATGCAGGAACAAATGAAAAACTAACATCTGTTGGATTTTATGGCTTAGATACAGATATAGATGAAAATAGTATTTCGGCAAAAGTTATTTCTACCATGATTTGGTACTTTATTGAAGGCTTTGCACATAGGAAAAAAGAATACAGTTTTAAAAGTAATTTTCACATAAAGTACATTGTACCACTTGCTGCTATCAATGAAAAATTACCTGTTCATAATTTGGTTTTTTACAAGAGTAAAATTACTGACAAATGGTGGATGGAAATACCAGTGAGTCTAAGTGAAATGAAAGAATTCGGGAGAAACATAATAATCCCTTGCAGCTATGCAGATTACGAAATTGCTAATACAGGTAACATTCCCGACCGTTGGTTAAAAGCGATGGAAAAGTACTCTTAG
- a CDS encoding DUF3078 domain-containing protein, protein MRVLNQLFTNRFTIIFLFTSLLNSILYEVQAQDEQATKDSISHINKYQAFFKGDSLSVSQLNDSTYIFNNSDTLFLLKLVQDIEKQVKKQDTLKIVSTGTPEQAKPKNWKKKGTFNLNFSNVGLTNWASGGQSAISLGSIIYLEAVRETDQSAWTNSLRTAFGITKLNGTSIRKADDAIKISTQFSKKFSKKWSFSNKFEINTQLYEGISYSTDSNGDEIEEKISNFLAPGRFEVSTGVQYETKKEEFKLNGMFSPISGKLTMVLDDSVDVEDYGVEEGKKVLSEVGMQFTSELSTKFMQNVTFKNNLQLFANYLKLDKIDVYWETLLVLKVSKFLNTNFSTNLIYDDDIDISITDDAGNVVATGPRTQFKHVLNVGMNFIF, encoded by the coding sequence ATGAGGGTCTTAAACCAATTATTTACAAATCGCTTTACTATAATTTTTCTATTTACCAGCTTATTAAATTCTATCCTATATGAAGTTCAAGCACAAGACGAACAGGCTACAAAAGATTCCATCTCTCATATAAATAAATATCAAGCATTTTTTAAGGGTGATAGCTTGAGTGTAAGTCAACTCAACGACAGTACTTATATCTTTAATAATAGTGATACGCTATTCCTTTTAAAACTAGTACAAGATATTGAAAAGCAAGTAAAAAAGCAGGATACTTTAAAAATTGTATCTACAGGAACTCCCGAGCAAGCAAAACCAAAAAACTGGAAAAAGAAAGGTACTTTTAACCTTAACTTTTCTAATGTAGGCCTTACCAATTGGGCTAGTGGTGGCCAGAGCGCCATTTCTCTTGGAAGTATTATTTATTTAGAAGCTGTACGTGAAACTGATCAGAGTGCTTGGACCAATTCGCTAAGAACAGCATTTGGTATTACTAAACTTAATGGTACTTCGATAAGAAAAGCGGATGATGCAATTAAAATATCTACGCAGTTTAGCAAGAAATTTAGCAAAAAATGGAGTTTTTCAAACAAGTTTGAAATTAACACACAACTCTACGAGGGTATTAGTTATAGCACTGATAGCAATGGCGACGAAATTGAAGAAAAAATATCAAACTTTTTAGCCCCTGGAAGGTTTGAGGTTTCAACAGGTGTTCAGTATGAAACTAAAAAAGAAGAATTTAAACTTAATGGGATGTTTTCACCTATCTCTGGTAAATTAACCATGGTTTTAGATGATTCTGTAGATGTAGAAGACTATGGCGTTGAAGAAGGCAAAAAAGTATTGTCGGAGGTAGGTATGCAATTTACATCTGAGTTGAGCACTAAATTTATGCAAAACGTTACCTTTAAGAATAACCTACAACTTTTCGCTAACTACTTAAAACTAGATAAAATAGATGTTTATTGGGAAACACTTTTGGTTTTAAAAGTTAGTAAGTTTCTTAATACCAACTTTTCTACTAACCTCATTTACGACGATGACATTGATATAAGCATTACCGATGACGCTGGAAATGTTGTAGCCACTGGACCAAGAACTCAATTTAAGCACGTTCTTAACGTGGGGATGAACTTTATTTTTTAA